In Zea mays cultivar B73 chromosome 7, Zm-B73-REFERENCE-NAM-5.0, whole genome shotgun sequence, the following proteins share a genomic window:
- the LOC100278455 gene encoding Protein SOB FIVE-LIKE 3-like — translation MDSSQLTGDNAEECNSNESGWTMYLGSPVNSDDLKANGSKWSNVGSGCSNGRSKNDNMDYDDGDYDSLASDASTGPAQVKVLNGKEKKIHEKRDNSIEEQDSDEQDEQTKLPNNCDKKAGKMKKEEKTTRRSHNKRRSSCSSRTSFFR, via the coding sequence ATGGACTCCTCTCAGCTTACTGGGGACAATGCTGAAGAGTGCAACAGTAATGAATCTGGGTGGACGATGTACCTGGGCTCCCCAGTGAACAGTGATGATCTCAAAGCCAATGGCAGCAAATGGAGTAATGTTGGCAGTGGCTGTAGCAATGGTAGAAGCAAAAACGACAACATGGATTATGATGATGGAGACTATGATTCATTAGCTTCTGATGCTTCCACAGGACCAGCTCAAGTGAAGGTGCTTAATGGCAAGGAAAAGAAAATTCATGAGAAAAGAGACAATTCCATAGAAGAACAAGATAGCGATGAGCAAGACGAACAAACCAAGCTCCCTAACAACTGTGACAAAAAGGCAGGCAAGATGAAGAAGGAAGAGAAGACCACCAGAAGGAGCCACAACAAGAGACGTAGTTCCTGTTCTTCACGAACAAGCTTCTTTAGGTAA